The following nucleotide sequence is from Pithys albifrons albifrons isolate INPA30051 chromosome 2, PitAlb_v1, whole genome shotgun sequence.
cagttaagactagaaatctttgcatttctgtctccctcctccctttcatgtgacacaCATGAACTCTTGAATAATGAATTTCTTGGAGTGAGAATTGAAATTGAATGCTTCAGTTAAAATAATATCACAattcttaaattaattttaattttcaatttcttttactttgtttcaCCTGCCTCTTAAATGTTCACTATCCAAGTGTGACAAACTAAAGTTGTGTTTGGACAATAAGGTAATAAGGCATTTCTATACATGCAGCTAAGGAGTTTTACCAATATTATTCCAAGTTTAATCCTCGATGTTTAGGCTCAGGGAAGCAAACATGTCTGTTGTTGatacagcaaaacaaagatTTAACTCAACATCAAAATTTTATCAAAGTTGAATATATGCATGCTTTATTGACAGTACTGGGGTGCACTGGGGATAAATTAGTCCATAAGTGCTCCAATGAAATCACTAAAGCAAAACTCTTCTATTTCCAAAAGTTATTACACATTCATGTTAAATCCTGACCATTCCATGTCTCTTGCTATACAGATCCGCTGAAATTATTTCCCAGTCTTTGCTGCCATCTATGGTACTTTTATTACAATTACAGTCTCCTAGAAACACAGCTTTTGATTTAGTCTATAAATTAATCTGTTGTATCACTTGTATCTTTTCACTTCAGATAACTAGTTTCACAGCTTTGAATGCTGAATGCTGATTGGTTGCTTGTCAATTTGAAGGTGTATTCTATCCATTTgcaaaagtaattattttcccAGTCTGTCTTTAGTTGCAAAAGCAACATCCCTTATCTAAAAGTTAGAAAACTCTCAGTAAGTTGAGCAAAAATGCAAGGTTCTTATTACATTAGAAGCATCCATGACTTTGGTCTAAAATAATTCTACATTAGTTCTTTATTAATTCTCTTCTATTTCAGTGTTAGTTtattaaaatctaaaataaaaccttaaaggaaaaatttatCCATCCTAATAAATCCAGGCTTAATTGGGAATGTATACAATTTAACAGACAATGTTTAGCAGCTCCTTTTCAGTTGTCCTATTTCTAAATCTTGAAACTGGTTCTCATGTTCTTTCATCTTGGATGGCTAGTTTCACAGCCTGGGAGGCCTTTTACTGACTGGTTACACCTTTTAAGCAATATAAAAGGGAAACATACATCGTTTCCACCTATAAACTAGGTATCTTACCTTAAAGGTTATAGGATTCTCAGGCAAGTTTCTCAAGCAAGCAACAATATTTAATAGCATTACTGTCAGGCAAGTTTTCTCAGGTAAACTAAGCAAAATGTTTTGACAGTATTAACAGCTTTGGTTCAACAGGGAAGACTGTAACAGTGCTTGGCCCAatcccttctctctctgcagtGGGTGAAGGTGCCACTCTACTCTTTGCTGGTCCAGGATGAGGAGGATGGAGCCTGCGAGAGGGTGTTGCTGTGTCTGATGTGGCCAGAGTGGACTGTGCTGCATTTTTGTTTCACTGCACTTGGCACAGGAAGGGTGATGCTGCTTGGGCACACTTGGGCTTACTGGGCTTCCACTTCactgctcacccaccacagcTGCAAGAGGATTGACTCGGCCACACCCAAATACATACCTTCTTCCTGAATTAGCCATGTTCCCTGGTATATGTGTTTTCGGAAGGAGTTGGTGGCAAACAGCTGCAGAGAACAAAGTGAAAGTGACTTCTTACAAGGGCAAGTAgtggtaggacaagggggaatggcgTTCAagtgaaagagggtaggtttagattagatattaggaagaaattctttactgtgagggtggtgagacagtgccacaggtttcccagagcagctgtgaatGCCCTCTCTCTGGAAGGCTTCAAGGGTAAGTTTGAAGCCAGGCTTGGAGCAAGCTCTAGGTGTCCCTGTCTATGGCAGCAGAGGGTCAGAACTAGATGATCCTGAAGATCCCTACAAGCCCAGACTATTCCAGTATTCAGTGATTCTATGTTGGCTCCTTCTCCACCCCAGGGCGCAGAACACAGAACTCACCTCTCTGTGACATCGGCCCCAGGACCGAAGCCATCACGGGCAACGTGGGCACTACAGGaactgcagcagtggctgcGCTGGTGTTAGGAGCCCTCACTGCTTGCAGCTGACACGTGCCTCTGGCAGCCATGAGTTTGCTCTGcctcctcatcctgctggccgCAATCGGGCTTGTGCATGGCACATGGGACAACTGCGGGTAAGTGGCCCCAGGCTCTAGCAGGGAGCTTGGGCAACCTGTAGGGGGTTCCCTGGAGGGTGCCCACTTGTCCCCTGTGGCCTCACCCCAGCTTCCCAGACTCCAGGGGGGAGCCTCAGTTCCTTGCCAGCAGCCAGGTGCtgatacagacacacacacacaccatggGCTTCCCGCCCCCACTGTCTGTGCAACAGCttgtggggagggcagagggctGAGCTTCAGCCTGAGCAGCACAAGGCATTCAGCAGCACAGTAATGACTTTCTGCTTACAGGGGGTACTGTGGGCTCCGAGCCATGCCTTATGACTATGGCGCTGGGGCTTATAACTACTACGGCATGACGCGTGTTGTGGGTGGTTCAAATGTCCAAACAGCAGACTGGCCCTGGCTCGTCAGCATCCAGCACATGTGGATACCAGACACGGGGCATATGTGTGGAGGGTCCCTCATCCACCCACAGTGGGTCCTCACAGCAGCCCACTGCTTCACGGATGtcaggtgaggagcagcagggaatggggatGTCCTCACAACACCAGGAGGCTGTAAGGTCAGCAGCAACTCGTGTTTTCCTTGCACTGAGCTCAGCTGAGACACTGGGCTCAGGAGAAGACTAGGCTCATGCCACTGCTTCCTAGCAGCCTGCAGCTCATCATTCACACAGCCTAATGCTTGCTAGGGCAGTCACTGCCTCCATAGCACTGAAGGCTGACAAGTGCTGGGCTGCCTCAGTGCGTGGCTCTGCTCCCTCTCAGCCCTCTGCATCTGCCTTCTAGCAACATCAGCCTGGTGTACGTGGTGATCGGGGCCACCCAGCTGACTCAGCCGGGCCCTGGGGCACAAGTCCGCTACATTAGGCAGCTGCGGATTCACCAGTATTATGATCCTGGCAACAACCTGAAGAATGACATTGCCTTGCTGGAATTGGACGAGCCTGTCCTGTGCAGCCCCTACATCCAGCTGGCCTGTGTGCCCGATGTCAACCTGAGAGTGTCAGAGCTGATCTACTGCTTTGTGGCTGGCTGGGGTGCCACCACCGCAAGAGGTGAGTTCCCAAGAAGCATTTGTGCCATGAGAGCAAGCTCAGTATCCTGGGGAGACAGGTTGGGCATCCCAACAGCAGAGGCCAAAACCAGAGTCAGGAGGCAGGATGTATGCCTCTGGAGAGATGGGCATGGGCCGTGCCCAAAGGCACACAGAATGGACACAGCATTCCAGCACCTCTCCAGACACTAAACCAAAACCTAGGGATGGGAatcagccccaggcagggcagaactGGCAAGGAGCTGCTGAGTGCTCATTCCTTTCTGTGCTCACAGCTTCAAGCTCAAGTGATATAATGCAGGAGGCCATGGTCCACCTCATCGATCTCAAGCTCTGCAACAGCAGCCAGTGGTACGCAGGGAAAATCCACACCAATAACTTGTGTGCTGGTTATCCACAGGGCACCATCGACACCTGCCAGGTAGGAAGGAGTGCATGAcaagtgccagcagcacaggcagttcAGTCAGCCCtgcccaaacacagccctgtgcagGCTTTGCCTGGCAAGTCAGTCACCTTCATTGTCCCTTGTCCACACTGCTCTTAGGGCTTCCCTCCCATTCTCCATCCATGTGTCCACGCTCCATGTCCCAGTTTTTCCAGAGGCCTGGCACTCTTACTGGAAAACCCATCTAGTGCTCTTGGAAGCCCAAAGGTCCATATGATGACCATGAAACGTCCCTCCTCCGCGTATCCAGAATCTCTGTGCAGAGATGAGAGAGAGCCCTATCTTGCAGGACCCAAACCCATTCAAGCCAAGGTTCTGCAGGCTGCAGCACCTTGCTCTGCCTGGAATACAGCTCTGGCAAGTGGTGTGAGAGAGAAGGAGACAGCCCCAATGCCAACAGGAGCCACCCCACACCACCTTaatcctctctgctctgcttcaggGTGACAGCGGTGGTCCTCTCATGTGCAAAGACACCGTCGCTGACTACTACTGGGTTGTTGGAGTGACCAGCTGGGGAAAAGGCTGTGCGAGAGCAAAGCAGCCCGGAGTCTATACCTCTGTTCAGCACTTCCATGACTGGATCCTGGTCCAGATGGGCACGAACCCATATAGAAGTGCTTCTTCAGGATCACAGACTTGGAGTCATTTTCCTACCACCTCACGACCCACTCAGTATCCATGGACGAGACCACCCGCCACGCAGAATCCATGGACAAGGCCACCTGCCACACAGAAGCCATGGATGAGACCAACTGCCACACAGAAGCCATGGACAAGACCCCCTGCCACACAGGTGCCATGGACGAGACCACCTGCCACACAGGTGCCATGGACGAGACCAACTGCCACACAGAAGCCAAACCCACCTACCACACAGAAGCCAACACCAGTACCAACATCATCAGATAAGGTTAGTTCCTGCCCATTTCCAGCCAATGAGCTGGTGGACTTCTTTACTGAGGTGAAGGAGCTCCTCCAGGAGACCTTTGGGCAAAACACAACTTGAGCATCAGAACAGACAGGATCCAGTCTAGTGCAAGCTGCAATGCACCATGACTGCTTCCTGATGAAGCAATGCTGGTTGATTCAAAGGCTGTCTCAGTGCCAAAAGCCTACTCTGTCCTGCCTACACTCCTCTTCTTCATGCAGGCAAACCCTGAAGTTGACTTAGTTGTTGAAATAAAGTTGCCTATGTTCACGGTTAACCATGTTTTCAGTCCAATTCTGTCTCCTGGGCAAAGCAAAGACTTCCATGCTCAGCATCTGTAAAATGACCCTGAGGGAAAACCAGGCAGGCACAAAGGAACAGAATTGTTCCCAAGGGCTGCAGCTGGGCCTGGCCAGAGAGAAGGGTGCTCAAAGCTACCATGAGATGCAGGAGACTGGCACATCAAGGCTAGGAagtagacaaaaaaaaatttggtaAGGCTTTAGTACTAGTTGAAAACTCCTAGCAGACATTACTGCCTCATTGTACTAAAATTCCTCCTATATTAATCATTTGTAAGAAGAGTATTGTTGTTTTACACCACTGACTCTGCTCGTGTATGTCATTTTGCCCTCTCCACAGCAGCAAAAATGTGTCAGTGCTTTGCAGTACAACTGTCAGTGCTAttgtatttttccattcttctggTCCAGTTTTGACATCACACTGGAACCTGAGATGCactttgctttctaaaattCTGTCAGAAtgattttacaaaaaaataattaaagtgtAGGTGAGGGAGGTGGAAATATTGAGAACTTGAGCCATGACATCAGTGAAACAAGTAAACCCCAACTACCAAACCTCAGGATCCCTCCGGACTGAGGGAAGCTGAAGGCTCACACAGCCAAGCTTGTTGCAGCCAGTCCCAGCACCACCCCCAGCTCTTTATCTCCCACCTGGCCCCCCAGTCAGATCCCCCACACCCTGTACCAGCAGGGTCCCACTGCCTTCCCCCAGAGCAGACCCCATCTCTGCTGTCCTTTCTCCTGAGGGAAACAACCTCCCTCAGCTGCACTGCGCTCACCCTCTGCACCCTGGACACCTCCTGGCCACTGGCTTCGCtccatgggcagctctggcccaagcccctgccctccccagagTACAAGTGCCCACAGCCTTTGGAAATTCCTCACCTGCTCAGCTTCACAGAACattcacagcctctctgggcaacctgtgccagtgccttaCCACCTTCACTGTGAAGAATCTCTCCCTTATATCTTCTCTGAATCTACACTGTTTCTGTTTAAAACCATTTATCCTTATCCCTACAGACCCCACGGAGAAGTCTAAAGCAAGTAAACCAATACAGTCACGCCCTTAATCAATAGTCTGCTAAAACACACTTGTACACAGTGAAAGTCATCCTCTGCATTATGCCTAGCATGAAAACATGAAGTCACTGGAGAGGAAATAAAGACTTTTAATAATGCCGTGTATCACCATGGCATGAATTCCATCTGTTCTCCATCTCAAGAAGTACCACATTCTAATACATCCTCCTGCCCCCACCGATTTATAGTCCATGCCCACTCTCCATGCTGCTGCATCCCTCCATAAACACTTCCAGCCTTTCTATCCAAATTACAGCTCACACAAGTGAAATTCAATCTATGCTAATTTTCCAATTAATTCTCTATCCTGCTCTTCAACATTCTCACCCCAGCTGACATGAAAAGCAGGCACCCAGTTTTACACTGAGATGGCAGAAGGGATGAATGTTTAATGACCTAAGTAGTTAATAACTGATGATTATTAAATGCTGGAAAGGTTTACAAAGTGAATAGCAGGGAGTTTCACACTCTGAGCTTTAGTTTAGAATTAGTGAAAAACTTGCTAATGTTTGATTTCcttcaagacaaaaaaatggTTTCAAAAGCCTCTAAAAATGCTTTGTTAAAAAATCCTATTAGTCATGCTTTACTCAGCTAAAACTTAGCCCAAATTGAGTCTGTTCCTTGGAGTTCTTTCAGCTACCCGCATGGCTGCTGTGCCAAACTGCCCTGTCCTGAGCCTGCTATTTTTGAATCTGCTTCTTGCAATACTCCAATCATCTGAATGCAATGACAGGATTGTCACCAATGCATTACAGCTCTTCAACCTTGCAAAGGAACACTGTTGTCCAATGAGAATATTGACCAGGAATACTTATGTATAAATGTGGAACTAAGCTGATTTTTGTAGTTAGAACAAAAATTTTAACCCTGGTTCAAAAATCCCCTCATCAGCTCTGCTTTATGGTAATGTTCAGAGCATTTGATGAGCACATTGTTGACATGATTTTAGAAAGCAGGGCAGAGTTTTGTAATTGCCGATTACGAGGTTACATTGCACCCCTAGTTCACTGTCAGGGTATAACttataattagaaaaaataaaaacagcagccCAACAAACACTCTCAAGATCAGGGAAACCCTTTGGGTGGTGTATTTTGGGGTGGTCTGTGGATTCTCTGTGTCATCGGAGTCAACTGCCTGTGTAAGAGTACATTTGAGAAATATAATGGCACTCCCCTGAAATCCACAGTCTGTCAGGTCTGATCTCTTAGACCATCTACATAATTGCATAAATTGCTTTCACTTCCTGTTCACTATATACAACTCAAAACAATCAAACACAGTTTAGACATCATTAGCCCATATAACCTATTCCTTAGCACAAACATGTCATTACATTAATTAACATACTAAAGCTGATTACTTAGGATTGCATAGCACATTAGGGTAATTAATACTACAATGTTTTGGGTTGCAGGGaactttaaaggtcatctagttccaaccccttaccacaggcagggacaccttccactagactgcattgctcagagccccatccaacctggccttaaacacttccaaggaCAgggtatccacaacttctctgggaaacctgttccagtgcctcatcaccctcacagtaaataattttttccaataTCTATTCTAAACCTACTCTCCTGCAGTGTGAatccatttcctcttgtcttgtCCTTACATGTTcttaaatagtctctctccatctttcttgccagctcccttcaggtactagAAGACTACTGAATTTTGCAAAAATAGATTGTGTAGAAGTAAAATTTGACAAGTCTTCAGGTAAGTGGGCAATGCATTGAAAACTTTACTGGTACTTCATTTGCCTGTCCAAGACAGGGCATCAGGATTAAATTTCCCTGAGTTTGAGTCCCAAATACAAAACcaatttctgcaaatgaattCTGTAAGAATCTGATCCAGTTTCTTTCAGTAAAAAGTTGCTTCTAAACTTGCACTTGCTTCTAAACTTGTACATTTATCAATAGAACAACCACATATAACTATAAGGTGTCCACACACAGTGGAGGAACATCTACAAAACCAACAGTGTGTCCCACTTGCAAGCCATATTCTACTTGGAAGAATCACAGCAAGATGCCCTGACTGGAGTTGGAGGGAAGAGGTCAGCTGTGATCCTGCCCTTGTGTAAGACTCACTGCTGCCTGAACTCATGTTATTTTGCTCTCTGTGACATGGAGTATTCTTTATAGGATTTCTATGAGCAGCTAAATTCAGCATAACCTCTGGAAAAATAATTACCATGAAGTACAGTTAAAGAGTAATGAGAAGCCCTTTGTTTCCACTGCATCTTGGGAATATCTACAGACTAGGAAAGGAAGAAGTCCcaactcttgaaaaaaaaatcctctctaCAAAGACATGTGAGGAACTCCTTGAGTATGACTGACTGCAACTGCACTCCTGAGTCTTATCAGTGTGTTGAAATCAAAGATTGATGGAATACTTTAGTAGTTTTTTCAAAACAAGTACTTTTCCACAGACAATTTTATCTTATACAATAGTGGTTTTAATAGGTGATCCAAACAATTATTCTTTGATTAATACTCACAAAGAGTTGGTTCCATACATGTCAGTGACTTCATAATATTGTCAAGCAAACCACAAAGATGACAAACTCCTTTAGCTCAGACATGATTTAAAGCCAAACTAAAAATGCCACAAGATAATAACTTCGCATGTGACATGAAAGGAGATTACAACTGTTGTCAAAGTTTCAATCATCTCCATTCTGAAGCATTTAATATGCAGTACATATCATTGAAATTCTCCATTCTACTCACAAGGGTAGAATGAGTTCTGCTGTTACTTAAAACCATGTTATTCCTCTCCCTCTTTGAAACTGTTTATAATTCCAGGGAACACAAAACTGTGTAGTGACGCCAAATCAGCACTCATCCTCAGGCTGGTGTCAGGTACTGGCTTTCTTTTCTGCTCCCAtgtctttaattttttcctatGTTTCTACCTCCAACACAAACTAATTTTCATCTAAACCTTTTATTTTGAGAATATAAAAGAAGGAGCATTGCAGTGTTAGCCCCAAGTCATACTGATTTAGTATTACAGGGTAAAGAAGGACACACTCCGATGAAAGAGCACAAGAACATAGCTGGAGAATAAAAGTATTTGTAGATTATATATGTAAGTTGCAATAAAGTTCCAAGGATACATCTCTTCTGCTAAAGCttcacagaacagcagcatGGACAAGCACAATTCATGAGTGGCACAACTTATCAGCACAGACCTTCTGGGTAGCCACACACAGGAGAATGAAATTGGAACCATCTGCCTGACCGGTGCACAAACACTATCATTTGGGGCCCTGCCTTCTCACCACTCAAGAAAAGTCTGAAAACAGAcatgtttgaaaacaaaaacatttgaaaCTTTCACCTCAAAAAGAGTTGTTAGTGATATGGCTGCATGGCTAGAGAAGTACAGCTCAAGGAATCTGCCCTTGGCTGggcacccagcagggctgaagCAGGAATTTGCATCGAATGAGGGGGTTTGAGAGTGGGGTTTGTGGCTCACCCAGTAGCTCAGGCTCCACTGTTTGCTCAGGACACCCCAATGAGTGGAAGGCACAGAACAGTCACATGATAGAGGGTCTGGGAAGGGAAACACTGAAGTTAGACATGAGAAGTTGAAAGGAGATTGACCACAAACCGCAAAGGAACCAGTTTTCAATAGTGTAACTCCTGTCTACTGCCATGTCTTCTTCTAGTGAACCATGCAAGGATCCAGCAACAGGAGCTATGATCCAGGGGTGCCATAGAGTCACCTGGAGGTTCACCCAAAAGTTGTCAGATTTATACTTGCACAAGGGAGCACTTAGTACAACACAGGGCTAAATGGTTGATCCTACAGGAGAGCATGGAGTGATACACCACTAGGTCATACAGAGAGGAGTTTGCAGGGCTGACACAGTCTATTCTGCAAAGGTTTGTCACAGTAACACCAAAAAGCAAATGTTCattacaaattatttcttcaagGCAGCTAAAAAAAATGGGCACCACAGACCTCCATCAGACACTGTCTAGGCATTTCACACATTTCCATGCCCAAGCAGAGCACACAGTGACTTCAGTGCACACCTCTGTGTTAGAGGGTCCAGCAAACTCCTTGTTTTATGCTCTGTTTCTAACTAGAGGTGCAAACTAtgaatcatcatcatcatgactaggcttcacaaatgaagatttgggaagggctctacccatgctTGCacaagcatgctggtggctaaaaaggccaatgcaGTATAGGtaagtctggtcacaaaaggcacagcagaaagtctcctttggcgatattggcaaggaatggttctttctgtcttgtcttttctccttgagactgattctgtgtgcattctcaaaggaagcagcagcgttgtgaatgg
It contains:
- the LOC139668452 gene encoding acrosin-like — encoded protein: MSLLCLLILLAAIGLVHGTWDNCGGYCGLRAMPYDYGAGAYNYYGMTRVVGGSNVQTADWPWLVSIQHMWIPDTGHMCGGSLIHPQWVLTAAHCFTDVSNISLVYVVIGATQLTQPGPGAQVRYIRQLRIHQYYDPGNNLKNDIALLELDEPVLCSPYIQLACVPDVNLRVSELIYCFVAGWGATTARASSSSDIMQEAMVHLIDLKLCNSSQWYAGKIHTNNLCAGYPQGTIDTCQGDSGGPLMCKDTVADYYWVVGVTSWGKGCARAKQPGVYTSVQHFHDWILVQMGTNPYRSASSGSQTWSHFPTTSRPTQYPWTRPPATQNPWTRPPATQKPWMRPTATQKPWTRPPATQKPTPVPTSSDKVSSCPFPANELVDFFTEVKELLQETFGQNTT